One genomic window of Deinococcus peraridilitoris DSM 19664 includes the following:
- a CDS encoding DUF1360 domain-containing protein has protein sequence MTEQEQGTQSNQGNVFAGYSPDKSKPLGPYAGLVGIYGAAFAGLMATSLNSRGGLPHEVSTRDLLLLGVATHKLTRLITKDWVTSPFRAPFTRYDGNGGAGEVNEEPRGEGWQKAMGQLVTCPWCTGPWVAGALAFGLVLAPRPTRLIASIFVAVTMSDFLHHAYDATKKAAKGK, from the coding sequence ATGACGGAACAAGAGCAAGGTACGCAAAGCAACCAGGGGAACGTCTTTGCTGGGTACTCGCCGGACAAATCAAAGCCGCTCGGGCCATACGCCGGGCTGGTCGGTATTTACGGCGCCGCCTTCGCGGGGCTGATGGCCACCAGCCTGAACTCTCGGGGTGGCCTGCCGCACGAGGTGAGTACGCGCGATCTCCTGCTGCTGGGCGTCGCGACGCACAAGCTCACCCGGTTGATCACCAAGGATTGGGTGACCAGCCCCTTCCGCGCGCCGTTCACTCGCTACGACGGCAATGGCGGTGCGGGAGAAGTGAACGAGGAACCACGCGGAGAAGGCTGGCAGAAAGCCATGGGTCAACTCGTCACCTGCCCGTGGTGCACGGGACCATGGGTGGCGGGTGCGCTGGCCTTCGGTCTGGTGCTCGCGCCACGCCCAACACGCCTCATCGCGAGCATCTTCGTGGCGGTGACCATGTCGGATTTCCTGCATCACGCGTACGACGCGACGAAGAAAGCCGCGAAAGGCAAGTAA
- a CDS encoding DUF1440 domain-containing protein, with product MNDAAKPGAIGGFAGGALMTLMIQEVAPKVLPKDMEPGHFAPKLAVQWGERLVGQPNLLNDRQEMLAALAVHLGYSAFMGSFYGRVRDEHRSLPVPAAGALFGLIVWAISFEGWMPAVGIMKRTTDEPPRKWPAPLMGHVIYGVGTALVFHALHGRRKK from the coding sequence ATGAACGACGCAGCCAAACCCGGCGCGATTGGCGGATTCGCCGGAGGGGCCCTCATGACCTTGATGATTCAGGAGGTCGCGCCGAAAGTGCTGCCGAAAGACATGGAGCCCGGGCACTTCGCCCCGAAGCTCGCGGTGCAGTGGGGCGAACGCCTCGTTGGACAACCGAACCTCCTCAACGACAGGCAGGAAATGCTGGCCGCCCTGGCCGTCCATCTCGGCTACAGCGCGTTCATGGGCTCATTTTACGGGCGGGTACGCGACGAGCATCGCAGTCTGCCAGTCCCAGCCGCGGGCGCTTTGTTCGGCTTGATCGTGTGGGCGATCAGCTTCGAAGGGTGGATGCCTGCCGTCGGCATCATGAAACGCACGACCGACGAACCCCCACGCAAGTGGCCCGCTCCCCTGATGGGTCACGTGATCTACGGTGTTGGAACCGCCCTCGTGTTCCACGCCCTGCACGGTAGACGCAAGAAGTGA